The Microcystis aeruginosa NIES-843 sequence CAGCAAAATCATTAAATTTCCTTCCAAGGCATTTTTATCTGATTTACCCAATTCTTTTAACTCCTCAACCAAATGAGATACATCTAATGCCTGAAAATCTCCTTGTTCTAACTGACCTATTGTTGTTATCAGCCATAATTGAAAATCTTGTTCATAGAGTTCTGATTTAGTTATCATAATTGCTTCGATAATAGTTAATCTAGACTGAATTATACTCTATTTTGCGGATTTCGGATGTTTCTAGCGGTAAATATTAAGTTTTACTACAGGATTTAACATCTGCGCCTATGCCCTATTCCCTTATCCTTAGGATAAGCGGTTAAAATACATCTTAGCTTAAGGACTAGAGAATATTATGAGACTAGAAAGAGAAGATTTTGATTGGGCAGTACAACAAAACCTAATTACTGCCAGCCAAGCTGAAAATTTATGGACGGCTTTTTTATCCCGTTATCCCCAAGAAGATGAAGTTAATCGCCCTCGCTTTAATTTTGCTAATGTAGCCTACTATTTTGGGGCGTTAATTGTCATCTCCGCCCTGGGGTGGTTTATGAACAAAGCTTGGGAGAGTTTCGGCGGTGCGGGACTATTTTTTATCGCCCTGTTTTATGCAATTTGTTTTATTTTCACCGGTAAAAATCTCTATTTTCAGCAAAATCTCAAAATCCCCGGCGGCCTTTTATTTACCATGGCAGTGGCAATGACTCCCTTAGCAATCTACGGTTTACAACGCTGGACAGGATACTGGCAAGCCGGAAATATGGCCATTTATCCAGATTTCTATACCTGGACTAAAGGCGGTTGGTTTTTAATGGAATTAGGCACGATTATCGCAGGATTAATAACTTTGCGATTTGTTAAATTTCCTTTTTTAACTGCACCCATTGCCTTTAGTCTGTGGTATATGTCAATGGACTTAACCCCTTTACTATTTGGAGAGAACGAATATACATGGAAAGTACGACTGTGGGTATCCTTTTGGTTTGGAATTGCCTGTTTAATAACTGCCTATTTAATTGATGTACGTCAGCGTCGCAGTCGGGGAGATTTTGCTTTTTGGCTGTACTTATTCGGATTAATTATGTTTTGGTTTAGTCTATCTCTCCTCATCGATGATAATGAAGCGCAACGATTTTTGTACTGTCTAATTAACTTGGGATTGATGTTATTATCCGTCCTGCTAAAAAGAAGATTATTTGTGGTTTTCGGAGGGATCGGAGTATTTGGCTATCTTTCCTATCTCTCCTATCGTCTCTTTGCCGATTCAATTTTTTTTCCCTTTGCCCTAACCGTCCTAGGACTTGGTATTATCTATATGGGAGTTTTATATCAGCGTCATTACCCAACCCTAGCTAGATTTATTGAAAGTTATATCCCTCTCGAATGGCGCAATTTATTACCCAAAGATCGATAATTAGGAGAAATGGGGATATGGGGAAATGGGGAGATTCAACTAAAAAACCCCAAAACCCCAACACCCCAACACCCGACACCATCTTTTTTACTTTTATGAAAATACTTATTGTTGACGATGAAAAAGAATTAACCGAACCCTTAGAACAAATTCTTGCTCAAGAAGGCTATGAAGTTGATATTGCTGATAATGGTCGGACGGGTTTAGAATTGGCACAAGAGAATAATTATGACCTCTTAATTCTCGATTGGATGTTACCCCAGCAATCCGGATTACAAATCTGTCAATATTTACGCAATCAAGGGGACACCACTCCCGTTTTGTTTCTAACCGCTAAGGATACCATAGACGATCGAGTGGCGGGATTAGATGCCGGTGCTGATGATTATTTAGTCAAACCCTTTCAACTGCGAGAATTATTAGCGAGAGTCCGCGCTTTATTGCGTCGTTCTCCCAATTTTGAAGCTAGTAATAGCAGTAAATTAAAATCTGCTGATTTAGAACTCGATAGCGAAAATCAAGTGGCCTATCGTCACGGTCGCACGATCAGTTTATCAGCAAAAGAAGTACAATTGTTGACTTTATTTATGACCCATCCTGGTCAACTTCTCACCCATGAACAAATTTATCAGCATCTCTGGTCAGAAGGAGAGCAACCTAATAGTAATGTGGTTCCTGCCCTGATGCGTTTGCTGCGTCGTAAAATCGAAGCGGCCGGAGAAACACCTCTAATTAATACTGTCTATGGGAAGGGCTACCGTTTCGGGGAAAATTAGGGAATGCTGAAAGATAATGAGAATAAGTAACTGGTTATAATTAAATTAAAAATGGATTTTAGGTTCGATCCCCCCTGCCCCCCTTAATAAGGGGGGTGCCGATAGGCGGGGGGATCCCCCCTTAATAAGGGGGGTGCCGATAGGCGGGGGGATCCCCCCTTAATCCCCCCTTAATAAGGGGGGTGTCTGATAATTTTTAACGCCTACCTACTTAGCAACTGATTACCGATTACTGATTACTGATATATGTTATCCTGCCTACAAATTGAAAATTTTACCCTCATCGATCGCTTAGAATTAACTTTCGGGAACGGATTAAATGTACTGACCGGTGAGACGGGGGCAGGAAAATCAATTATATTAGATGCGATCGATATTGTTCTCGGGGGTAAAGTCAATCATCGCGTCATCCGTCAGGGAAGCCAACAATCAACCCTAGAAGCGACTTTTTCTCTAACTCCAGAATTAATTGCTTGGCTAGAAAGTCAGGAAATTGACCTATTAGAGGATAATAGTCTGACCATTAGCAGGGAATTAGTGATTACTAATAATTCCTTGCGTTCTCGTTCTCGGATTAACGGAGTCGTCGCTAATCGCCAACAAATGGCGCAAATAAGAGATTTTTTGGTAGAAATCACCGCCCAAGGTCAAACAGTTCAGTTAATGGACGCTAATCGACAGAGGGAATTATTAGATCTCTACGGGGGTGAATCGCTGCTGCGGCAGCGGGAAAAGGTAGCCACAGCCTACCTTAACTGGCAAGAAAGCAAGAATATTTTAAATAATAGGTTGCAATCGGAACAAAATCGCCTACAGAGATTAGATTTATTAGAATATCAACTAAAAGAACTAGAATCAGCTAATTTAACTGACGCTGACGAGTTGGAACAGTTGGAACAGGAAAGAAACCGACTCTCCCACGCTGTCGATTTGCAAAATTCCAGCTATCAAGTCTATCAACTACTCTACCAAAACGATCGCGATCAACCGGCCGTCGCCGATTTGTTAGGAAAAGCTGAAAATATCTTGACAAATATGATGGTTTATGATACAAGTTTAGAGCCAATTTTAGAGATGGTGCGATCGGCATTAAATCAGGTGGTGGAAGCGGGACAGGAAATCAACGTTTATGGGGATAGTCTAGAGGCAGATCCCGAGAGATTGAACGAGATAGAAGAGAGAATTGTCCAACTTAAGCGCATTTGTCGCAAGTATGGCCCAAGTTTAGCCGAAGCGCTCGATTATTATCAGAAATTACAGCAGGAATTAGCGGAGTTGACGGGAGAAGGACAATCCATTGAAGAATTAGAAAAAATTTGTCAGCAACAGGAAAACATCTATCGAGAAACTAGCACCCAGTTGACCTTTTTGCGACAAGAAACCGCTAGTCAACTAGAAAAACAATTGGTACAGGAATTAAAACCTTTAGCCATGGAAAAGGTGATTTTTGTCTGTCGGATTGCCCCGGGTAATCCTAGCAGTCTGGGAGTCGATCAAGTGGTATTTTATTTTAGTCCCAATCCAGGGGAAAAAATCCAACCTTTATCCAGTACCGCTTCCGGAGGAGAAATGAGTCGTTTTCTCCTAGCGTTAAAGTCCTGTTTTTCCCAATCCCAATCGGCAGCGGCAACCCTAATTTTTGATGAAATCGATGCGGGAGTATCGGGAAAAGTTGCCCAGGCAATTGCCGATAAATTAGATCAATTAGGTCAACAATATCAAGTTTTGTGCGTTACCCATCAACCTTTAGTGGCTGCTTTAGCTGATCACCATTTTCGAGTTTATAAACAAATGATTGCCGAAGATAATCCCACTAATCTCTCGGAAATTCGCACGGTTGTCCGGGTTACTTCTCTTGATAATCGTCAGACGAGAAGGGAAGAATTGGCACAATTAACGGGAGGAAATTCGGCAGCAGATGCCATCGCTTTTGCCGAGTCTTTATTGGAGAAAGCGGCTGCCAAAAAACAGTAAGATTTAACCTTGAAATTGACTGATTAACCAACGTCCCACCTGACTTTGATCTCTGGTGCGTGCCTGTTGTAAAGCTGACTCTAAAACCGCAAGTTTTAAATTAGGTAAAACCTTTGATATATCAATTCTTTTGCTACCTCGATCGATTATTTCAAAAGCGAATATTTGAGGATCATCTACCTTAACACTCCAATATTCACTAACTCCTAATTCTTCATAGAGTAAGCGTTTATTGCCTAAGTCATCATTGAGGGTAGATTTTGAGATTTCAATGACTAAATCTGGTGGGGGATACTGATTTAAATCAATCATCGAAGTACCGTAGGGAATCAGATTAGCTTTCTCTGCAAAATAATAAGATATATCCGGTTGGACTTCTCGATAACCAGACCTGCGAAAACTGCAATTATCTTTGGCATTAAAGGCCAGATTTTTTAGGGTAGCATAGAGACTAACAGCGAAGATCAAAATAGCATGATCGCTGGCATGATCGTTACCAATAGGAGTCATTTCTAATCGATAATAGCCATTGTAATAATAACTTTTTCCTTTATTTTCTGGTAAGTTTTTAATTGCTTCTAAGTATTCTTCCCAACTAGCTTTAATCCATAAATCTGTCGAGATAGTAGTTTCTAGCTGTTGCATAATCTTAGCCTCGATTTTATTGGGTTAACCTTGAAATTGAGTGATTAACCAACGTCCCACCTGACTTTGATCCTTGCTGCGTGCCTGTTGTAAAGCTGACTCTAAAACCGCAAGTTTTAAATTAGGTAAAACCTTTGATATATCAATTCTTTTGCTACCTCGATCGATTATTTCAAAAGCGAATATTTGAGGATCATCTACCTTAACACTCCAGTATTCACTAACCCCTAATTCTTCGTAGAGTAAGCGTTTATTACCTAAGTCATCATTGAGGGTAGATTTTGAGATTTCAATGACTAAATCTGGTGGAGGATACTGATTTAAATCAATAATCGAAGTCCCATTTGGTATCAGATTCGCTTTCTCTCCTAGATAGTAAGATATATCTGGCTGCACTTCTCTAATTCCTCTTTTGCGATAGGAACAAGTAGGGAGTCCTTGAAAAGGAATTTCTTTGAGGATAGCGTAGAGACTCACCCCCAAAAAGACAACATGATGATCTCTAGCGTGTTCAAATCCAATAGGAGTCATTTCTAATCGATAATAGCCATTGTAATAATAACTTTTTCCTTGATTCTCTGGGAAGTTTTTAATTGCTTCTAAGTATTCTTCCCAACTACCTTTAATCCATGAGTCAGTTATCCCCCTAGTTTCTAGCTGTTGCATAGTTATCCTATCCCGCTTTGAACTTTTTCTCTAATTATAGCAATTATTGCTTAAATCAGAACCAGGGAACTGAGCAAGTATAATGATAGAATAGATTAATTGAGAAAAAATTAGCCCAATTATGACCACAACTTATGATTACATAATTATCGGTGGTGGTATCACCGGTTCTGCCTTAAGTTATGAACTAGCTAACCTAGGCAGTCGAGTCCTCTTATTAGAAAAAGAAACCCATCCCCTCAACGCCACTTTCTACAGTTACGGGGGTTTAGCCTATTGGTCGGCCACCACAGAAATCCAGAGAAAATTATATCAAGAAGGTCGAGAAATTCAGCGCAATTTATCGCAGGAATTGGGCATAGATAACGAATACCGGGACATAGAGCTAATTCTCACCGTGAACCCTGAAGATGACCCAGCCACTGTGGCCGAAAAATTTGCTATCTTTGCTATTACTCCCGAAATTCTCGATCCGCAAGCAGCGATCGCTTTAGAACCCCTATTAAATCCCGCAGCTATCTCCGGAGTTTTACGACTGCCCCACGGTCACATTGACGCCGAAAAAACTAATCTTGCCTATCAACAAGCTTTTCTGCGTCTAGGAGGCAAGATTATTCGGGAAGCTGTCATCGAATTAATTGAAACTGCATCGAGAATTACCGGCGTAAAAACTCCTAAAAATAATTATTCTGCTGGGGAAACAATCGTCTGTGCCGGGGGATTAACCCGGTCTTTACTGCAAAAATCCGGTATTGCTGCTCCCGTCTATTTTACCCATGCCCAGGTGATCAAAATTCCCCCCACTGAGATCAAATTAAACACCCTAGTTATGCCCGCAATTGCTGCTAGATTGCTATTAGAGCAAAAAATCACCCAACTAGAAAAGCAGGGCATTTGGCAGAGAGAAACCCCAGAAATAATTGCCAGTGTTTTAGAAACGGGAGCGGTACAATTCCGGGATCAAAGTCTTTATCTAGGGCAAATTAGCGCCATTATCACCGATCCAGATGCGATTTTAAACCCTCTGGCCGGGGAAAAAGCAATCCGCACCGCCGTGGGGACATTGCTGCCCTCTTTAGCCTCTCTCCCCGGCAGCTGTCATCATTGTCTAGTGGCCTTTGCTCCCTCGGGACGGCCTCTAGTGGGAGCGATCGCCGATAAACTGGGATTGCAGGTATTTTCTGGTTTTACCAGTACACTTGTATCGGCTCCGCCCCTGGCCCGACGTTTTGCGCGTCATCTGCTCGGGGAAAATGACGAGATAATTAGGGTTTGCTGAAAAAGTTTTTCGTGGGGACAGGGTGTGGGGTGTGGGGTGTGGGGTGTAGGTTTTTACCCATTTTCATCTGGTAAATTACCTAATTTTCAGGGAAAAAGTCCAGGGATTTTCCCCCCGATCCCTCCCAGATCTGGGACTTTTTGATTGACCAAAAGTCTAAAAGTCTTACCCAACAAGGTTTTTAGATTTATTTAGCAAACCCTAATTGCTAATTGACAAAAGTTAAGAGAGAAATTAACTGATGGTTGCAATTAATCCTAATCGACTTTTTCCAACTGCCAAAGAATTTGGTTTCCCTCGCGTCTGACCCGGGAGATTACCCAATTTCGCCACGGCCAATGGTCGCCGCGACTGGTAACGGCCCCTGGATTAATATCCATTAAATCGGCCACTTCGGCGCTGGTAATCAAATAACCGCGATTGGCCACTTCATCGGCAATGCGTAGGGTTTCGATGAGATTTCTTAGCTGGTCAACTCTTTCTCCCCGGGGTAATTGGATTTCATCGCCAGCGCTATTAGGTGGTTCATTCATAGTTAGGGTCTGGTCAAAGTTTATTAACAATTAAAAATTGTCGGTTGAGGCAAACAATCAAGCTTTCCTCTCGTTATTCTATCGATTCTATCAATAATAGTTGTCATCAAAACAGTCCTATCTTCTCGAATCTTACCGTCATATCTTTACTAAAACCCTAAAAACCTCTTGACAAAAAACACAAAATATAGTAAGGAAATTCAGGGTAAGCTCATCTTAGACAATCCTTGACAAAATGAACTTTATCTGAGTTGCCTACCCACGATTCAGGCATATTTGAGGAGAATTCGCCATCTCAATTGTTGAGCAACAATCGACCAAATAGGTCGAGTTCCTAACTATTCTGATTGACTGGTATCACTTGAAATGCCCATGCGTATCACAAAATTGGCCAATTGTCAATAGGGTTTGAGATGCGCTCACCCTGGGGAAAGTGATCAGTTATCACTGATAACTGATTACTGATAACTGATTACTGATAACTGATCACTGATAACTGCTATAAAATTGGACTAGCCTTTTTCCCCAGAAAAAAATTCCCCCTCCATGACCTTAATCCTCTACAACACCCTCAGTCGTCGCGAAGAACCCTTTACCCCCCTCATCCCCGGCATTGTCTCCATGTATTGCTGCGGCATTACCGTCTATGATTATTGCCATTTGGGTCATGCGCGTACCTGTGTGGTTTGGGATGTGGTGCGGCGTTATTTAGAGTATCTCGGTTACAAAGTGCGCTATATTCAGAATTTTACCGATATTGACGATAAAATTCTCAATCGGGCTAAAAATGAACATACCACCATGGCAGCCGTGGCCGAGAGATTTATCGAGGCCTACTTTGAAGATATGGCAAAATTAGGAGTAAGACCGGCGGACGCTTATCCCCGGGCCACTCATACCCTCGACGGTATCAAGCGCCTAGTCTATGAATTAGAACAAAAAGGCTATGCTTACCCCAGCGATGGCGATGTTTACTATTCCGTCCGTCGTTTTTCTGATTATGGCAAACTATCAGGGCGAAAACTGGATGATCTGCAAGCCGGCGCCAGCGGCCGGGTAGAAACCGACGACCCGGAAGCAATTAAGAAACAAGACCCCTTTGATTTTGCCCTCTGGAAGGGGGCAAAATCGGGGGAACCTAGTTGGGATTCTCCCTGGGGTCAAGGTCGTCCGGGGTGGCATATTGAATGTTCGGCCATGGTCAAAGAACAATTGGGAGAAACTATCGATATTCATGTGGGGGGAAGTGATCTGATTTTTCCCCACCACGAAAACGAAATTGCCCAAAGTGAAGCGGCTACGGGTAAACCTCTGGCCCACTATTGGTTACATAATGGCATGGTTAAGGTGGCTGGGGAAAAAATGTCGAAATCCCTCGGTAATTTCATCACTATTCGCGAGTTATTGGCAAAATATGACCCCTTAGCCGTGAGATTATTAATTTTAGGCGCCCAATACCGCAAACCGATCGATTTTTCCGATGAGGGATTGCAGGCGGCCACTAATGGCTGGCATACTTTACAAGAGGGTTTATCCTTTGGTTATAAGCATCTTCCGCCAGATAATCCCGCAATTACTGACCAAGAGCTAGAAAATCGCTTTCAAGAGGCGGTAAATCACGATTTTAACTTTGCCGGTGGTTTAGCGGTGTTATTTGAAATCGCTAAGGAATTACGCAAGGAAGGTAATAATTTAACCCATGCGGGTAAGACAGACAGCAATCTAGCCCAATTAGCGGTAAAATGGCATACTTTGGTGAAATTGTCTAGGGTTTTGGGCTTAGAAATGGCCGCTGACCAGGGAGAAACCCCTGTTTCTGAGGGAATTAGTGCAGCGGATATCGAAAATCTCATCCAACAACGGACAGAGGCAAAAAAAGCGAAAAATTACGCCGAAAGCGATCGCATTCGCGCAGAATTAAAAGCCCAAGGCATTACTTTAATCGACCAACCCGGGGGAGTAACTAAATGGTTAAGAGAGGGAGACTAGAAATTCTTTGACCACTTCCTCCACTTTGCGATCGCGTCCATCCACCTGATAGTTTAATTTCTGCATAGCTGTGGAGGTAATTTTGCCAGTGAGTTTCGCTAAAACCTGTCGCAATTGCGGATATTTTCGCAAACTATCCCGGTTAAAAATCGGTACCGCTTCGTAGGGAGGAAAATAGCGTTGATCATCTTCTAGGATGACTAAATCTAGCACGGGAATTAAGCCATCGGTGGAATTTCCCGCCACTAAATCCACTTGTTTTTCGGCTAAAGCGCGGTACATTAACCCTAAATCCATCACTTTCGGGGGTCCGGCAAAATTTAGCCCGTAGGTCTTCGCTAATCCCTTATAACCGTCTTCCCTTTCCAAGAATTCATAACCAAAACCCGCTTGCCAATTGGGTGTATATTTAGCCACTTGCGAGAGAGTTTTAAGATTGTATTGACTGGCGGTTTCTCCCCGGATAACAATGGCGAAAGTATTCTCGAATCCTAAACTGGGAAAGACTTCTAGATTAAATTTTTCTGGATAAATCTCTTGCAGCTTTTCAAAGACTAATCGGGCATCGTTAAGGGGTTTTTCTTGCAAAATTCCCGTGAAAGCCGTGCCAGAATACTCCACATAACCGTCGATTTTACCCGCTTTCACCGCTTCATGACAGATCAGAGTACCACCGAGATTAAATTGACGTTCAACCCGTAAATTCGTCTCTTTTTCGATCTCCTGTGCCAAAATTTCCCCTAAAATCACCTGTTCGGTAAAATTTTTGGAACCGATCACCACTGTGCCGGGGGATGAATGGAAAATTTGAGTCAAGAGGAAAGATAGCAGGGCTAACCCGATTAAACCTAAGCCCCATTGCCATTTAGAGGGCTTTTTCGGACGTTGCGAAGGGGAAAAGGTCTTTTCTAGCCGACCGAGACTCCAATCGGCAACAAGGGCTAAAAAAGCGGCAGGAATTGCCCCCGCCAAAATTAACTGATTGTTGACCGTGGCAATACCGCGAAAAATAAACACTCCCAAACCACCGCCACCGATGGCAGCTGCGATCGTAGCCACACCGATAGCAATCACCGTCGCAATTCTCACTCCTGCCAAAATTGTCGCCCTGGCCAGGGGTAATTCGATATAGCGCAGGATTTGACCGTCGGTCATGCCTAGGGATAACCCGGCTAATTTTAATTCGGGATCAACTTTTTTGATGCCCAGATAGGTATTTAAAACAATTGGCAATAAGGTATAGAGAGTTAGGGCAACAATAGCGGGAATTTTGCCGATTCCTCCCAAAAAAGGCACGGAAATTAAAAAACCAAATAGGGCTAAACTGGGGATGGTCTGTAGGGTGTTAACGATCGCTATAATTGGTGGGGCGAGAATAGCTTGACGACTAATTAAAATACCTAGAGGAATCCCGATTAAGCTACCCATAGCCATGGCTATTCCCGTCAAGAAAAGATGCTCTCCAGTGCGAAAAGCGATTTCCCCCGCATAATCTAGCCAAAAACTATCCATAAACTTCTCTTAAAGCTGCTGCTTCATCCTATTGTGTAGAATAAATGGGATCTATTATTTCCAGTCTTGATTTAAAGATTCTATCACCATCTTGACATTATTTCCTCGCTAAAGACCAATGACTAACAAATTTAATCCTCGGGCTAAAACTGTTGCCGATTGGGCCTATATCGGTATTGATAAACATTTTCATAAAGTTCTTAAACACGAAGCTGGGGTTTTACTCGATCAGGATACGGAAGAATTACATCAAATTCGTGTGGGAATGCGCCGTCTTCGCAGTACCTTAACTGGTTTTGCCCCCGCTTTAACCATGCCGAAATCTGCCGATCAAAAACGGGTGGGTAATCTGGGCAGAATTTTAGGAGAATTGCGGGATTTAGATGTGTTAAAATCGGCTTTTGTCGGTCATTATCAGCCAATTTTACCCCCGAAAGAACAGGATTTACTGAAGAAAGTTTTACAAGTTCTCGAACACCGAAGGGAGAAGGCTTTTGCTAAGGTAGAAAAACTCTTAAAGTCCGATAAATTTCTCAATTTTAAGGCAGATTTTGCCAGTTGGTTGGATAATCCCACCTATCAACCGATGGGAAAATTAGATATTGCCACAGTTTTACCAGACTTATTATTACCGCAAGCGAGTCGCTTTTTACTCCATGAAGGCTGGTTAGTTGGGGTAAATTTAGAGGACTATAAAAGATTACGAGAGTTTTCTAGTCAAGAAATTGATGACTTATTGGAAAAAGAAGGATTATTACTGCACGATCTCCGTAAAGAAGCCAAGCGTTCCCGCTATAATATGGAGTTATTCACTCAGTTTTATGGCGACAAATATCAA is a genomic window containing:
- a CDS encoding DUF2157 domain-containing protein, encoding MRLEREDFDWAVQQNLITASQAENLWTAFLSRYPQEDEVNRPRFNFANVAYYFGALIVISALGWFMNKAWESFGGAGLFFIALFYAICFIFTGKNLYFQQNLKIPGGLLFTMAVAMTPLAIYGLQRWTGYWQAGNMAIYPDFYTWTKGGWFLMELGTIIAGLITLRFVKFPFLTAPIAFSLWYMSMDLTPLLFGENEYTWKVRLWVSFWFGIACLITAYLIDVRQRRSRGDFAFWLYLFGLIMFWFSLSLLIDDNEAQRFLYCLINLGLMLLSVLLKRRLFVVFGGIGVFGYLSYLSYRLFADSIFFPFALTVLGLGIIYMGVLYQRHYPTLARFIESYIPLEWRNLLPKDR
- the rppA gene encoding two-component system response regulator RppA codes for the protein MKILIVDDEKELTEPLEQILAQEGYEVDIADNGRTGLELAQENNYDLLILDWMLPQQSGLQICQYLRNQGDTTPVLFLTAKDTIDDRVAGLDAGADDYLVKPFQLRELLARVRALLRRSPNFEASNSSKLKSADLELDSENQVAYRHGRTISLSAKEVQLLTLFMTHPGQLLTHEQIYQHLWSEGEQPNSNVVPALMRLLRRKIEAAGETPLINTVYGKGYRFGEN
- the recN gene encoding DNA repair protein RecN, encoding MLSCLQIENFTLIDRLELTFGNGLNVLTGETGAGKSIILDAIDIVLGGKVNHRVIRQGSQQSTLEATFSLTPELIAWLESQEIDLLEDNSLTISRELVITNNSLRSRSRINGVVANRQQMAQIRDFLVEITAQGQTVQLMDANRQRELLDLYGGESLLRQREKVATAYLNWQESKNILNNRLQSEQNRLQRLDLLEYQLKELESANLTDADELEQLEQERNRLSHAVDLQNSSYQVYQLLYQNDRDQPAVADLLGKAENILTNMMVYDTSLEPILEMVRSALNQVVEAGQEINVYGDSLEADPERLNEIEERIVQLKRICRKYGPSLAEALDYYQKLQQELAELTGEGQSIEELEKICQQQENIYRETSTQLTFLRQETASQLEKQLVQELKPLAMEKVIFVCRIAPGNPSSLGVDQVVFYFSPNPGEKIQPLSSTASGGEMSRFLLALKSCFSQSQSAAATLIFDEIDAGVSGKVAQAIADKLDQLGQQYQVLCVTHQPLVAALADHHFRVYKQMIAEDNPTNLSEIRTVVRVTSLDNRQTRREELAQLTGGNSAADAIAFAESLLEKAAAKKQ
- a CDS encoding Uma2 family endonuclease; the encoded protein is MQQLETTISTDLWIKASWEEYLEAIKNLPENKGKSYYYNGYYRLEMTPIGNDHASDHAILIFAVSLYATLKNLAFNAKDNCSFRRSGYREVQPDISYYFAEKANLIPYGTSMIDLNQYPPPDLVIEISKSTLNDDLGNKRLLYEELGVSEYWSVKVDDPQIFAFEIIDRGSKRIDISKVLPNLKLAVLESALQQARTRDQSQVGRWLISQFQG
- a CDS encoding Uma2 family endonuclease translates to MQQLETRGITDSWIKGSWEEYLEAIKNFPENQGKSYYYNGYYRLEMTPIGFEHARDHHVVFLGVSLYAILKEIPFQGLPTCSYRKRGIREVQPDISYYLGEKANLIPNGTSIIDLNQYPPPDLVIEISKSTLNDDLGNKRLLYEELGVSEYWSVKVDDPQIFAFEIIDRGSKRIDISKVLPNLKLAVLESALQQARSKDQSQVGRWLITQFQG
- a CDS encoding NAD(P)/FAD-dependent oxidoreductase yields the protein MTTTYDYIIIGGGITGSALSYELANLGSRVLLLEKETHPLNATFYSYGGLAYWSATTEIQRKLYQEGREIQRNLSQELGIDNEYRDIELILTVNPEDDPATVAEKFAIFAITPEILDPQAAIALEPLLNPAAISGVLRLPHGHIDAEKTNLAYQQAFLRLGGKIIREAVIELIETASRITGVKTPKNNYSAGETIVCAGGLTRSLLQKSGIAAPVYFTHAQVIKIPPTEIKLNTLVMPAIAARLLLEQKITQLEKQGIWQRETPEIIASVLETGAVQFRDQSLYLGQISAIITDPDAILNPLAGEKAIRTAVGTLLPSLASLPGSCHHCLVAFAPSGRPLVGAIADKLGLQVFSGFTSTLVSAPPLARRFARHLLGENDEIIRVC
- the cysS gene encoding cysteine--tRNA ligase, translated to MTLILYNTLSRREEPFTPLIPGIVSMYCCGITVYDYCHLGHARTCVVWDVVRRYLEYLGYKVRYIQNFTDIDDKILNRAKNEHTTMAAVAERFIEAYFEDMAKLGVRPADAYPRATHTLDGIKRLVYELEQKGYAYPSDGDVYYSVRRFSDYGKLSGRKLDDLQAGASGRVETDDPEAIKKQDPFDFALWKGAKSGEPSWDSPWGQGRPGWHIECSAMVKEQLGETIDIHVGGSDLIFPHHENEIAQSEAATGKPLAHYWLHNGMVKVAGEKMSKSLGNFITIRELLAKYDPLAVRLLILGAQYRKPIDFSDEGLQAATNGWHTLQEGLSFGYKHLPPDNPAITDQELENRFQEAVNHDFNFAGGLAVLFEIAKELRKEGNNLTHAGKTDSNLAQLAVKWHTLVKLSRVLGLEMAADQGETPVSEGISAADIENLIQQRTEAKKAKNYAESDRIRAELKAQGITLIDQPGGVTKWLREGD
- a CDS encoding glycine betaine ABC transporter substrate-binding protein, giving the protein MDSFWLDYAGEIAFRTGEHLFLTGIAMAMGSLIGIPLGILISRQAILAPPIIAIVNTLQTIPSLALFGFLISVPFLGGIGKIPAIVALTLYTLLPIVLNTYLGIKKVDPELKLAGLSLGMTDGQILRYIELPLARATILAGVRIATVIAIGVATIAAAIGGGGLGVFIFRGIATVNNQLILAGAIPAAFLALVADWSLGRLEKTFSPSQRPKKPSKWQWGLGLIGLALLSFLLTQIFHSSPGTVVIGSKNFTEQVILGEILAQEIEKETNLRVERQFNLGGTLICHEAVKAGKIDGYVEYSGTAFTGILQEKPLNDARLVFEKLQEIYPEKFNLEVFPSLGFENTFAIVIRGETASQYNLKTLSQVAKYTPNWQAGFGYEFLEREDGYKGLAKTYGLNFAGPPKVMDLGLMYRALAEKQVDLVAGNSTDGLIPVLDLVILEDDQRYFPPYEAVPIFNRDSLRKYPQLRQVLAKLTGKITSTAMQKLNYQVDGRDRKVEEVVKEFLVSLS
- a CDS encoding CHAD domain-containing protein; its protein translation is MTNKFNPRAKTVADWAYIGIDKHFHKVLKHEAGVLLDQDTEELHQIRVGMRRLRSTLTGFAPALTMPKSADQKRVGNLGRILGELRDLDVLKSAFVGHYQPILPPKEQDLLKKVLQVLEHRREKAFAKVEKLLKSDKFLNFKADFASWLDNPTYQPMGKLDIATVLPDLLLPQASRFLLHEGWLVGVNLEDYKRLREFSSQEIDDLLEKEGLLLHDLRKEAKRSRYNMELFTQFYGDKYQEYLEDIKNLQGILGEMQDCCVLSDFLSQIFPNCLAKEMPTLLEIFQNIRHQKWQEWQPLQKKFLDADTRKSLHQTILQPIFRPNSVKLETNPES